From a single Nicotiana tomentosiformis chromosome 2, ASM39032v3, whole genome shotgun sequence genomic region:
- the LOC104102520 gene encoding probable WRKY transcription factor 7 — MAVELMMDYGNTRNCTFVTKLEEKAVVQEASSGLESVEKLIRLLSQTQSQQIQHQKQGYLKQNNSPMEIETVANAAVTKFKKVISLLDRNRTGHARFRRAPVASSSSQNPTKDYVDTKVYYPTPIQQIPLVSYENYSQQLPLVPKTISFSYSPEMSRTNSFNISTLTGETESKQHSSSSAFQITNLSQVSNSAGRPPLSSSSLKRKCSSSENAVSGKCSGSSGRCHCSKRRKLRLKRVVRVPAISMKMADIPPDDYSWRKYGQKPIKGSPHPRGYYKCSSVRGCPARKHVERALDDPTMLIVTYEGEHNHSLSVAETSSLILESS, encoded by the exons ATGGCTGTGGAACTAATGATGGATTACGGAAACACTAGGAATTGTACGTTCGTGACCAAATTGGAAGAAAAAGCAGTTGTACAAGAAGCTTCTTCTGGTCTTGAAAGTGTTGAGAAACTCATCAGATTGTTATCTCAGACTCAGTCTCAACAAATACAGCATCAAAAACAGGGATATTTAAAGCAAAATAACTCTCCTATGGAAATTGAAACGGTGGCAAATGCTGCTGTTACAAAGTTCAAGAAGGTAATTTCACTTCTAGATCGAAACAGAACTGGCCATGCTAGATTTAGAAGAGCCCCTgtggcttcttcttcttctcaaaatcCTACCAAAGATTATGTTGACACTAAAGTGTATTATCCTACTCCGATCCAACAAATACCTCTTGTTTCTTATGAAAATTATAGTCAACAACTCCCTCTGGTTCCAAAGACCATTAGTTTCTCTTATTCTCCGGAGATGTCTCGTACGAACTCGTTCAATATCTCAACGTTAACAGGAGAAACAGAGAGCAAGCAACATTCTTCATCTTCAGCTTTCCAAATTACCAATCTTTCTCAGGTCTCTAATTCTGCTGGAAGGCCTCCTTTGTCTTCTTCTTCCTTGAAAAGAAAGTGCAGTTCATCGGAAAATGCCGTATCTGGCAAGTGCAGTGGATCTTCTGGCCGATGCCATTGTTCCAAAAGAAG GAAGTTAAGGCTGAAGAGGGTAGTTAGAGTTCCGGCAATAAGCATGAAGATGGCAGATATACCACCTGATGATTACTCCTGGAGGAAATATGGACAGAAACCAATTAAAGGATCTCCACACCCAAG GGGATACTACAAGTGTAGTAGTGTAAGAGGATGTCCAGCACGAAAACATGTTGAGAGAGCTTTGGATGATCCAACAATGCTGATTGTTACGTACGAAGGCGAGCATAATCATTCCCTTTCAGTTGCAGAAACAAGTAGTCTCATTTTAGAGTCTTCTTAG
- the LOC104102519 gene encoding uncharacterized protein, translated as MATKTLNLNDEDMEDEYLCSATTTTCSIPLDLEETQSLALNRPNGYLKGVSRIERAWSHWKKLGEPKRIVAPMVDNSELPFRLLCRKYGADAAYTPMIHSRLFTEDEKYRSMEFTTCKEDRPLFVQFCANNPDILLKAARKVEPYCDYVDINFGCPQRIAKRGNYGAFLMDNLSLVKSLVEKLANNLSVPVSCKIRIFPYLQDTLSYAKMLEDAGCSLLAVHGRTRDEKDGKKFRANWEAIKAVRNAVRIPVLANGNIRHTDDVHSCLEKTGANGVLSADPLLENPALFAGYRTAEWGLGSVGLKEDDKLDQAELLIEYLRFCEKYPVPWRMIRAHVHKLLGEWFRIQPSVREDLNKQYKLTFEFLYDIVNRLRELGVRIPLYVKDTQEAISAF; from the exons ATGGCGACCAAAACCCTAAACCTCAACGACGAAGACATGGAGGACGAATATCTCTGTTCCGCAACCACCACGACTTGCTCTATTCCTTTGGATCTAGAAGAGACACAGTCCTTGGCTTTGAATCGTCCGAATGGTTACCTGAAGGGAGTGTCTCGGATAGAGAGGGCGTGGTCTCATTGGAAGAAGCTAGGTGAGCCCAAACGTATAGTGGCACCAATGGTTGACAACTCGGAGCTGCCATTCCGTCTTCTTTGTCGAAAATATGGTGCTGATGCTGCTTATACTCCTATGATTCACTCCCGTCTCTTCACCGAAGATGAAAAATATCGCTCTATGGAGTTTACCACCTGCAAG GAGGACCGTCCACTTTTTGTTCAATTCTGCGCAAACAATCCAGACATTTTGCTGAAAGCAGCTCGAAAAGTGGAGCCTTATTGTGACTATGTGGACATCAACTTCGG GTGTCCCCAGCGAATTGCAAAACGCGGGAATTATGGAGCTTTCCTCATGGATAATCTCTCTCTTGTCAAGTCTCTTGTAGAAAAGCTGGCTAACAATCTTAGCGTTCCAGTATCATGCAAGATCCGAATTTTCCCTTATTTGCAAGATACACTCAGTTATGCAAAGATGTTGGAGGATGCAGGTTGTTCTCTTCTAGCAGTGCATGGACGAACAAGGGATGAAAAAGATGGGAAGAAATTCAGAGCCAATTGGGAGGCAATCAAGGCTGTCAGAAATGCTGTTAGGATTCCTGTCCTTGCCAATGGTAATATTAGGCACACCGATGATGTACACAGCTGCTTGGAGAAAACTGGTGCCAATGGGGTACTTTCAGCCGATCCCCTTCTTGAGAATCCAGCCCTCTTTGCTGGATATCGAACTGCTGAATGGGGATTGGGCAGTGTAGGACTCAAGGAAGACGATAAGCTAGATCAGGCTGAGTTACTGATAGAATATTTGAGGTTTTGTGAGAAATATCCAGTGCCATGGAGAATGATCCGTGCTCATGTGCACAAGTTGTTGGGAGAGTGGTTTAGGATCCAGCCAAGTGTGAGAGAGGATCTTAACAAACAATACAAACTCACCTTTGAATTTCTTTATGATATAGTAAATCGATTAAGGGAACTTGGGGTGAGAATACCGCTTTATGTGAAGGATACTCAGGAGGCAATATCTGCATTTTGA